The sequence TCTATGTAGGTAAAATATTTAATTAATACAGTATGTTAATAAAAATATAGAAATATATTGACTTAAAGCAGCCTGATTTGTAAAAGGTAATATGTAATTTTTAAACGCTATTTATATTTTTTAAACGGTTTTCACTATGTCTATCTTACAAAGTATAATACTCATTGTTGTTTTATTGGTTTTATTCCTGTTTTCAGCAAAAATAACAAGGCAGTATGCCAGGGCAGTCCTCTTCAGGTTCGGGCGGCTTTCCGGTATAAAAGGTCCAGGCCTTTTTTTTATCATCCCATTTATTGATCAGATTGTTCGGGTGGACTTAAGGATAAGGCAGCTCGACGTGCCGAAGCAGACTATCATAACCAAGGACAATATCAGTGTGGATGTAGATGCGGTCATCTATTATCACGTAAAGGATGCATCAAAGGCCATTGTCGAGGTTGAAGATTATGAGGCCGCTACAGCCCTCATAGCGCAGACAACTCTGAGGGATGTACTGGGCCAGAATGATCTTGACATGATCCTTTCGGACAGGGAAGCCCTGAACCAGAGAATTCAGTCCTCCCTTGAAACACTAACAAGTTCATGGGGTATCGATGTTGATGTTGTAACCATCAGAGATATAGCTTTGCCGGAAAACATGCTGCGTGCCATTGCAAGGCAGGCAGAGGCAGAGAGGGAAAGAAGGGCAAGGATTATCCTTGCGGATGGTGAGTTCCAGGCATCACAACGCATGAGTGAGGCTGCAAAGCTTTATGAAGAGACACCGACAGCCCTGAAGCTCCGTGAGTTCCAGAACCTCTCCGAGATAGCCAAGGAAAAAAATCTCATAGTTGTAACCAACAGGGTTGATGAGACCGGGACCATGCTCGGATGTATCAAGGCCATTAACAGGTGAAACAGGTGAACAGGCAGTCGACCATCCGTTCATTTTACGGAATCCCGAAAAAGACTAAGAGAGGCAAACTCAGCCGGGTCAGGGTGGCCCATTCACATTCCCTCTGGAAAAAGGCCCTTTTTCTGATCAGTCTTGCCGCCCTTCTGGTTATATCAGCAGGTGTAATACTCACCCTGGGACAGGTCCCCATGAAGATTTCGGATGTGTACGCAACAATTGTTAACACGTTAATCCCTGACATTTTTATGGTAGACGATCTTATAACCCATGTCATACTCAAGATACGGCTTCCGCTTATCCTGGGCGCAATAATATCAGGGGCGGGTCTTGGCATATGCGGGTGCGTGATGCAGGCGGTCTTAAAAAACCCCATGGCAAGCCCCTTTACCCTTGGCATATCATCAGGCGCCCATTTCGGTATATCTATCGGCGCAGTGTTCGGCGTTACCATACTTAACGGCCCCTATTTCCTGGTGGGTAATGCCTTCCTGTGCGCCATGCTCTGCTCCGGGTTCATCATCTCGCTATCAGCTCTGAG is a genomic window of Desulfatiglans sp. containing:
- a CDS encoding slipin family protein is translated as MSILQSIILIVVLLVLFLFSAKITRQYARAVLFRFGRLSGIKGPGLFFIIPFIDQIVRVDLRIRQLDVPKQTIITKDNISVDVDAVIYYHVKDASKAIVEVEDYEAATALIAQTTLRDVLGQNDLDMILSDREALNQRIQSSLETLTSSWGIDVDVVTIRDIALPENMLRAIARQAEAERERRARIILADGEFQASQRMSEAAKLYEETPTALKLREFQNLSEIAKEKNLIVVTNRVDETGTMLGCIKAINR
- a CDS encoding iron ABC transporter permease; translated protein: MKQVNRQSTIRSFYGIPKKTKRGKLSRVRVAHSHSLWKKALFLISLAALLVISAGVILTLGQVPMKISDVYATIVNTLIPDIFMVDDLITHVILKIRLPLILGAIISGAGLGICGCVMQAVLKNPMASPFTLGISSGAHFGISIGAVFGVTILNGPYFLVGNAFLCAMLCSGFIISLSALRGATSETMVLAGIAVNYLFQATNQFLTYIADDEQRNIMSLWGMGSLSSLNWNGVCFLLIASLICLPLIFMRVWDLNLMTAGDESAKSMGVNAGHIRIFIMVVASLLVAAIVAFVGVIGFVGLIAPHTGRMILGNDHRYLIPASGALASS